One Osmerus eperlanus chromosome 16, fOsmEpe2.1, whole genome shotgun sequence DNA segment encodes these proteins:
- the apold1a gene encoding uncharacterized protein apold1a isoform X3 — protein sequence MEQCEPVVKKNKPNQPKPRPKPVYEVNGNSLENGSIKKPTPVVPPRPSDAELNNVAIYSHIRKPATNDNQVNEMLIQRGHKGRSPKTAAVPPKPTEKELNNTFPKSNWKRMQTEDTKADCRENDKSEDSKDRVGTEYKQNKVGALIGMFQKAPTDQVSTFSSVNMSEPDTERPWETPANETPETKQEQSLHSELDVCSENNNTKGKGGLFHGMFRKTPKPTEGTKDKHSLHSELSDSNDSLSDNRNTKEEGGLFSGLVKKIPKAAGDGPLAKEKLLSPSDLSASSDSLSENNTKEKGGIFSGMFRKSPKPFEDTEPEEDDQTAQSELSASSDSLSDNTTTKGKGGMFAGMFRKSPKNSESLQPEENTQSLPSDLSDSNDIQIETGNTKEKGGLFSGLLKKIPKAGGDRPPSQDQEPGSELSASNDSLAEKSDRKEKRGLFSDMFKKSTPHAECPQPSEEEKQSSPLSDLSASSDSLSENNNTKDKKGLFSGLLRKPKVPEEDTPAQDNMSAYRKLSASSDSLSDNNNTKEKNIFGGMFTKAQKTSEGSKSEEASNLGLDNNLSASYDNLSENTDTKKTGGLSGMFKKSPKPAQRSTTAKDPLTENMELSASCDSLAENISAEDSLSGCGELSASNDSLSNATATKEKKLLGGIFSRKPKPVEQQDSMDTEPLGGGGQLRRKRTIKKKRWVVSFRVKRTLPRVPKFTLAAQRDDCVPIIEESVEMKDLSALQVSTVEFQPAEMSAYPTEGNPLESEEENDGLMDWWRTVEGWETWNETSDFKEEDEEMAVEQVADRVFMGARLFVHLFNQRGASLQQQILGLLAQADAADQFHKKTVQAAVGGGVASVVGSIATITGLILAPITFGASIIVTAVGISVATAGSIASATANITDTVHSNMDRKKVEKMIQSYQDDIKDIRECLEFVQEGMDTLQEWDFEKYTESVAKKALNQNVKHVMKEGGRAGKQLLINTDKLISTVQVLGAAGGAAQAAKAISATTGVMSALFLVLDVFFLAKDSHELRKGAKTKFASKIREVCKDLQDRLLELNKVKTQLQKTIDGIELEEIEEEEEVEVEVEDDLESDPVKLAELDQELDLMEEKLDKKVQEENNEKSKKEEQEEKNQKEEEEKNKKKEEEKNKKKEEEKNQKEEEKRSEGKVKESKKERDKEKVVDQNETIESEKSHEIEKEEDKKGSRIQNKVSAKDDKSSSAEARKEGSERSGNNDQHVGYNTKMESKKEHDKHSLGKAVVVEEKRNEKEKEIDRKPVDARIGILDQKGDAEKGCNVTVSDKRGVKKSKKKEVVRGEARRHGSRSENPDIGTSDGKIDRRDITKLSQKDTSVTEREILPKRQLEERGVRDRRGEMNRTTNEEYRKQSKREPERGIQTEEFVVSRKGVTETSTVRGTRKEEDTQRESVKGRLGSQGEKREGDHGRKIESVRGFQSGGQSGVRNEDGDKWMKERDRRASERERDLARKGSRPRSKPILNDGLDI from the exons ATGGAGCAGTGCGAGCCAGTTGTGAAGAAAAACAAACCGAATCAA CCTAAGCCCCGACCAAAACCAGtatatgag GTCAACGGGAATAGCCTTGAGAATGGCAGTATAAAGAAACCAACACCTGTGGTTCCTCCCAGACCTTCGGATGCA GAGTTGAACAATGTGGCCATATACAGTCACATCAGGAAGCCAGCAACAAATGACAACCAG GTCAATGAGATGCTCATTCAGAGAGGACATAAAGGCAGGTCacccaagacagctgcagtTCCTCCTAAACCCACTGAAAAG GAACTGAATAATACGTTCCCCAAAAGCAACTGGAAGAGGATGCAGACTGAGGACACAAAGGCA GACTGCAGAGAAAATGACAAATCTGAGGACTCAAAAGACAGAGTTGGGACCGAATACAAGCAG AACAAAGTAGGGGCTCTTATTGGAATGTTTCAGAAGGCACCAACAGATCAAGTTTCTACATTTTCA AGTGTCAACATGTCAGAGCCCGATACAGAGAGGCCTTGGGAAACCCCTGCAAACGAGACACCTGAGACCAAACAG GAGCAGTCTTTACACAGTGAGCTTGATGTCTGCTCTGAGAACAACAACACTAAG GGGAAAGGAGGATTATTCCATGGAATGTTCCGGAAGACTCCCAAACCTACTGAGGGCACAAAG GACAAGCATTCATTACACAGTGAGCTCTCGGACAGCAATGACAGTCTCTCTGACAACCGCAACACTAAG GAGGAAGGAGGGCTGTTTTCTGGCCTCGTCAAAAAGATCCCCAAAGCAGCTGGAGATGGACCGCTTGCCAAG GAGAAGCTGTTATCACCCAGTGATCTCTCAGCCAGCAGCGACAGTCTGTCTGAGAACAACACTAAG gagaaaggagggatatTTAGTGGAATGTTTCGGAAGTCTCCAAAACCTTTTGAGGACACTGAGCCAGAAGAG GACGACCAGACGGCACAGAGTGAACTTTCGGCAAGCAGTGACAGCCTGTCTGACAACACCACCACCAAG gggaagggaggaatgTTTGCTGGAATGTTCAGGAAGTCTCCCAAGAACTCTGAGAGCCTGCAGCCAGAGGAG AACACACAGTCATTACCCAGTGACCTCTCAGACAGCAATGACATTCAGATTGAGACAGGTAACACTAAG GAGAAAGGAGGGCTGTTTTCTGGCCTCCTTAAAAAGATCCCCAAAGCAGGTGGAGACAGACCACCTTCCCAG GACCAGGAACCAGGAAGTGAGCTGTCTGCCAGCAATGACAGTCTGGCTGAGAAAAGTGACAGGAAG gagaaGCGCGGCCTGTTCAGTGACATGTTTAAGAAGTCTACACCGCATGCTGAATGTCCTCAACCATCTGAAGAG GAGAAGCAGTCCTCACCACTCAGCGATCTCTCAGCCAGCAGTGACAGTCTGTCAGAGAACAACAACACTAAG GATAAAAAAGGGCTGTTCAGTGGACTCCTTAGGAAACCCAAAGTGCCAGAGGAGGACACACCTGCCCAG GACAATATGTCTGCTTACAGGAAACTCTCGGCCAGCAGTGACAGTCTGTCTGACAACAACAATACTAAG GAGAAAAACATCTTCGGTGGAATGTTCACAAAGGCTCAGAAGACATCAGAAGGCTCCAAGTCAGAAGAG GCCTCAAATCTGGGGCTAGACAACAATCTATCAGCCAGTTATGACAACCTCTCAGAGAACACAGACACTAAG AAAACTGGGGGTCTGAGCGGAATGTTCAAGAAATCACCCAAGCCAGCTCAACGTTCCACTACTGCTAAG GACCCTCTCACAGAGAACATGGAGCTCTCAGCTAGCTGTGACAGCCTGGCAGAGAACATCTCTGCTGAG GACAGTCTTTCTGGGTGTGGGGAACTTTCAGCTAGTAACGATAGTCTTTCTAATGCCACCGCCACCAAG GAGAAAAAACTGCTGGGGGGAATTTTCAGCAGGAAACCTAAACCAGTTGAGCAACAG GACAGTATGGACACAGAGCCACTAGGGGGAGGTGGTCAGCTCAGACGAAAGAGGACCATCAAAAAGAAAAGATGG GTGGTGTCATTCAGAGTGAAGAGGACTTTACCCAGAGTTCCAAAGTTTACCCTGGCTGCTCAG cgTGATGATTGTGTTCCTATCATTGAGGAGTCAGTGGAGATGAAAGACCTGTCCGCACTGCAG gtgAGCACAGTAGAGTTCCAACCTGCCGAGATGTCAGCCTACCCTACTGAGGGCAACCCTCTGGAGTCTGAGGAG GAGAATGATGGCCTTATGGACTGGTGGAGAACAGTGGAGG GTTGGGAGACATGGAATGAAACTTCCGACTTCAAAGAAGAAGATGAGGAAAT GGCTGTGGAGCAGGTCGCCGACCGTGTCTTCATGGGGGCTCGTCTCTTTGTGCATCTCTTCAACCAGCGTGGTGCCTCCCTGCAGCAGCAGATTTTGGGGCTGCTCGCACAGGCGGACGCTGCGGACCAATTCCACAAGAAGACGGTGCAGGCCGCCgtgggagggggtgtggccagTGTGGTGGGCAGCATTGCCACCATCACGGGCCTCATCCTCGCCCCTATCACCTTCGGAGCCTCCATTATTGTCACCGCGGTTGGCATCAGCGTGGCGACCGCGGGAAGTATCGCCTCGGCCACGGCTAATATCACAGACACAGTGCATTCCAACATGGACCGCAAGAAGGTGGAGAAGATGATCCAGAGTTACCAGGATGACATCAAGGACATTAGGGAGTGCCTGGAGTTTGTGCAG GAGGGAATGGACACCCTCCAGGAGTGGGACTTTGAGAAGTACACTGAGAGTGTGGCCAAGAAGGCTCTGAATCAGAACGTCAAGCATGTGATGAAAGAGGGCGGACGTGCTGGCAAGCAGCTCTTGATCAACACAGACAAGCTGATCAGCACCGTGCAGGTCCTGGGCGCAGCCGGGGGGGCTGCCCAGGCGGCTAAAGCCATCAGCGCCACCACAGGCGTCATGTCTGCCCTCTTCCTGGTGCTTGACGTCTTCTTCctggccaaggactcccacgaGTTGCGCAAGGGAGCCAAGACAAAGTTCGCCTCCAAGATCAGGGAGGTGTGTAAGGACCTGCAGGACCGGTTGCTGGAGCTGAACAAGGTGAAGACCCAGCTGCAGAAGACCATAGACGGTATTGAGCTGGAGGAaatcgaggaggaggaggaggtagaggtggaggtggaggatgacCTGGAGAGTGACCCGGTGAAACTGGCTGAACTGGATCAGGAATTGGACCTAATGGAGGAGAAACTGGACAAGAAAGTTCAAGAGGAAAATAATGAAAAGAGCAAAAAAGAGGAACAAGAAGAGAAGAACcaaaaggaagaagaagagaagaacaaaaagaaggaagaagagaagaacaaaaagaaggaagaagagaagaaccaaaaggaggaagaaaagagaagtgAGGGAAAGGTGAAGGaaagcaagaaagaaagagacaaggaGAAGGTAGTTGATCAAAATGAAACCATAGAGTCAGAGAAGTCACATGAGATTGAGAAAGAGGAGGATAAGAAAGGGTCCCGGATACAGAATAAAGTAAGTGCGAAAGATGACAAAAGTTCATCCGCTGAGGCTAGAAAGGAAGGTTCTGAGAGAAGTGGGAATAATGATCAACATGTAGGGTACAACACAAAGATGGAAAGCAAGAAAGAACATGATAAACACAGTCTCGGGAAGGCTGTCGTGGTCGAAGAAAAAAGGAATGAGAAGGAAAAAGAAATTGACAGAAAGCCAGTAGATGCAAGAATAGGGATTTTGGATCAGAAAGGAGATGCTGAAAAGGGATGTAatgtgacagtctcagacaaacGAGGAGTTAAGAAGAGTAAAAAGAAAGAGGTGGTGAGAGGTGAGGCACGCAGACATGGGAGTAGAAGTGAAAACCCTGACATTGGAACATCTGATGGAAAAATTGACAGAAGAGACATCACGAAATTGAGCCAAAAGGACACATCTGTGACTGAGAGAGAAATTCTGCCAAAACGTCAATTGGAAGAAAGAGGGGTTAGGGACAGGAGAGGCGAGATGAATAGAACGACCAATGAGGAGTACAGGAAGCAATCAaaaagagaaccagagagagggaTTCAAACTGAAGAGTTTGTAGTGAGCAGAAAGGGTGTGACTGAGACCAGTACAGTCAGAGGGACACGGAAAGAggaggacacacagagagaaagtgtgaaagGACGGCTGGGGAGCcagggggagaaaagagagggagatcacGGGAGAAAGATTGAGAGTGTGAGGGGATTTCAGAGTGGTGGACAGAGCGGGGTGAGAAATGAAGATGGAGACAAgtggatgaaggagagggacaggagagccAGTGAAAGAGAACGGGATCTTGCTCGCAAAGGCTCTCGCCCTCGCTCCAAACCTATCCTCAATGACGGACTGGATATTTAA
- the apold1a gene encoding uncharacterized protein apold1a isoform X5, producing MEQCEPVVKKNKPNQPKPRPKPVYEVNGNSLENGSIKKPTPVVPPRPSDAELNNVAIYSHIRKPATNDNQVNEMLIQRGHKGRSPKTAAVPPKPTEKELNNTFPKSNWKRMQTEDTKADCRENDKSEDSKDRVGTEYKQNKVGALIGMFQKAPTDQVSTFSSVNMSEPDTERPWETPANETPETKQEQSLHSELDVCSENNNTKGKGGLFHGMFRKTPKPTEGTKDKHSLHSELSDSNDSLSDNRNTKEEGGLFSGLVKKIPKAAGDGPLAKDKEPGSKLSASNDSLTETTNTKEKGGLFSGLLKKPKVPENDTPAQDQEPGSELSASNDSLAEKSDRKEKRGLFSDMFKKSTPHAECPQPSEEEKQSSPLSDLSASSDSLSENNNTKDKKGLFSGLLRKPKVPEEDTPAQDNMSAYRKLSASSDSLSDNNNTKEKNIFGGMFTKAQKTSEGSKSEEASNLGLDNNLSASYDNLSENTDTKKTGGLSGMFKKSPKPAQRSTTAKDPLTENMELSASCDSLAENISAEDSLSGCGELSASNDSLSNATATKEKKLLGGIFSRKPKPVEQQDSMDTEPLGGGGQLRRKRTIKKKRWVVSFRVKRTLPRVPKFTLAAQRDDCVPIIEESVEMKDLSALQVSTVEFQPAEMSAYPTEGNPLESEEENDGLMDWWRTVEGWETWNETSDFKEEDEEMAVEQVADRVFMGARLFVHLFNQRGASLQQQILGLLAQADAADQFHKKTVQAAVGGGVASVVGSIATITGLILAPITFGASIIVTAVGISVATAGSIASATANITDTVHSNMDRKKVEKMIQSYQDDIKDIRECLEFVQEGMDTLQEWDFEKYTESVAKKALNQNVKHVMKEGGRAGKQLLINTDKLISTVQVLGAAGGAAQAAKAISATTGVMSALFLVLDVFFLAKDSHELRKGAKTKFASKIREVCKDLQDRLLELNKVKTQLQKTIDGIELEEIEEEEEVEVEVEDDLESDPVKLAELDQELDLMEEKLDKKVQEENNEKSKKEEQEEKNQKEEEEKNKKKEEEKNKKKEEEKNQKEEEKRSEGKVKESKKERDKEKVVDQNETIESEKSHEIEKEEDKKGSRIQNKVSAKDDKSSSAEARKEGSERSGNNDQHVGYNTKMESKKEHDKHSLGKAVVVEEKRNEKEKEIDRKPVDARIGILDQKGDAEKGCNVTVSDKRGVKKSKKKEVVRGEARRHGSRSENPDIGTSDGKIDRRDITKLSQKDTSVTEREILPKRQLEERGVRDRRGEMNRTTNEEYRKQSKREPERGIQTEEFVVSRKGVTETSTVRGTRKEEDTQRESVKGRLGSQGEKREGDHGRKIESVRGFQSGGQSGVRNEDGDKWMKERDRRASERERDLARKGSRPRSKPILNDGLDI from the exons ATGGAGCAGTGCGAGCCAGTTGTGAAGAAAAACAAACCGAATCAA CCTAAGCCCCGACCAAAACCAGtatatgag GTCAACGGGAATAGCCTTGAGAATGGCAGTATAAAGAAACCAACACCTGTGGTTCCTCCCAGACCTTCGGATGCA GAGTTGAACAATGTGGCCATATACAGTCACATCAGGAAGCCAGCAACAAATGACAACCAG GTCAATGAGATGCTCATTCAGAGAGGACATAAAGGCAGGTCacccaagacagctgcagtTCCTCCTAAACCCACTGAAAAG GAACTGAATAATACGTTCCCCAAAAGCAACTGGAAGAGGATGCAGACTGAGGACACAAAGGCA GACTGCAGAGAAAATGACAAATCTGAGGACTCAAAAGACAGAGTTGGGACCGAATACAAGCAG AACAAAGTAGGGGCTCTTATTGGAATGTTTCAGAAGGCACCAACAGATCAAGTTTCTACATTTTCA AGTGTCAACATGTCAGAGCCCGATACAGAGAGGCCTTGGGAAACCCCTGCAAACGAGACACCTGAGACCAAACAG GAGCAGTCTTTACACAGTGAGCTTGATGTCTGCTCTGAGAACAACAACACTAAG GGGAAAGGAGGATTATTCCATGGAATGTTCCGGAAGACTCCCAAACCTACTGAGGGCACAAAG GACAAGCATTCATTACACAGTGAGCTCTCGGACAGCAATGACAGTCTCTCTGACAACCGCAACACTAAG GAGGAAGGAGGGCTGTTTTCTGGCCTCGTCAAAAAGATCCCCAAAGCAGCTGGAGATGGACCGCTTGCCAAG GACAAGGAACCAGGAAGTAAGCTGTCTGCCAGCAACGACAGTCTGACTGAGACAACCAACACTAAG GAGAAAGGAGGGCTGTTCAGTGGACTCCTCAAGAAACCCAAAGTGCCAGAGAATGACACCCCTGCCCAG GACCAGGAACCAGGAAGTGAGCTGTCTGCCAGCAATGACAGTCTGGCTGAGAAAAGTGACAGGAAG gagaaGCGCGGCCTGTTCAGTGACATGTTTAAGAAGTCTACACCGCATGCTGAATGTCCTCAACCATCTGAAGAG GAGAAGCAGTCCTCACCACTCAGCGATCTCTCAGCCAGCAGTGACAGTCTGTCAGAGAACAACAACACTAAG GATAAAAAAGGGCTGTTCAGTGGACTCCTTAGGAAACCCAAAGTGCCAGAGGAGGACACACCTGCCCAG GACAATATGTCTGCTTACAGGAAACTCTCGGCCAGCAGTGACAGTCTGTCTGACAACAACAATACTAAG GAGAAAAACATCTTCGGTGGAATGTTCACAAAGGCTCAGAAGACATCAGAAGGCTCCAAGTCAGAAGAG GCCTCAAATCTGGGGCTAGACAACAATCTATCAGCCAGTTATGACAACCTCTCAGAGAACACAGACACTAAG AAAACTGGGGGTCTGAGCGGAATGTTCAAGAAATCACCCAAGCCAGCTCAACGTTCCACTACTGCTAAG GACCCTCTCACAGAGAACATGGAGCTCTCAGCTAGCTGTGACAGCCTGGCAGAGAACATCTCTGCTGAG GACAGTCTTTCTGGGTGTGGGGAACTTTCAGCTAGTAACGATAGTCTTTCTAATGCCACCGCCACCAAG GAGAAAAAACTGCTGGGGGGAATTTTCAGCAGGAAACCTAAACCAGTTGAGCAACAG GACAGTATGGACACAGAGCCACTAGGGGGAGGTGGTCAGCTCAGACGAAAGAGGACCATCAAAAAGAAAAGATGG GTGGTGTCATTCAGAGTGAAGAGGACTTTACCCAGAGTTCCAAAGTTTACCCTGGCTGCTCAG cgTGATGATTGTGTTCCTATCATTGAGGAGTCAGTGGAGATGAAAGACCTGTCCGCACTGCAG gtgAGCACAGTAGAGTTCCAACCTGCCGAGATGTCAGCCTACCCTACTGAGGGCAACCCTCTGGAGTCTGAGGAG GAGAATGATGGCCTTATGGACTGGTGGAGAACAGTGGAGG GTTGGGAGACATGGAATGAAACTTCCGACTTCAAAGAAGAAGATGAGGAAAT GGCTGTGGAGCAGGTCGCCGACCGTGTCTTCATGGGGGCTCGTCTCTTTGTGCATCTCTTCAACCAGCGTGGTGCCTCCCTGCAGCAGCAGATTTTGGGGCTGCTCGCACAGGCGGACGCTGCGGACCAATTCCACAAGAAGACGGTGCAGGCCGCCgtgggagggggtgtggccagTGTGGTGGGCAGCATTGCCACCATCACGGGCCTCATCCTCGCCCCTATCACCTTCGGAGCCTCCATTATTGTCACCGCGGTTGGCATCAGCGTGGCGACCGCGGGAAGTATCGCCTCGGCCACGGCTAATATCACAGACACAGTGCATTCCAACATGGACCGCAAGAAGGTGGAGAAGATGATCCAGAGTTACCAGGATGACATCAAGGACATTAGGGAGTGCCTGGAGTTTGTGCAG GAGGGAATGGACACCCTCCAGGAGTGGGACTTTGAGAAGTACACTGAGAGTGTGGCCAAGAAGGCTCTGAATCAGAACGTCAAGCATGTGATGAAAGAGGGCGGACGTGCTGGCAAGCAGCTCTTGATCAACACAGACAAGCTGATCAGCACCGTGCAGGTCCTGGGCGCAGCCGGGGGGGCTGCCCAGGCGGCTAAAGCCATCAGCGCCACCACAGGCGTCATGTCTGCCCTCTTCCTGGTGCTTGACGTCTTCTTCctggccaaggactcccacgaGTTGCGCAAGGGAGCCAAGACAAAGTTCGCCTCCAAGATCAGGGAGGTGTGTAAGGACCTGCAGGACCGGTTGCTGGAGCTGAACAAGGTGAAGACCCAGCTGCAGAAGACCATAGACGGTATTGAGCTGGAGGAaatcgaggaggaggaggaggtagaggtggaggtggaggatgacCTGGAGAGTGACCCGGTGAAACTGGCTGAACTGGATCAGGAATTGGACCTAATGGAGGAGAAACTGGACAAGAAAGTTCAAGAGGAAAATAATGAAAAGAGCAAAAAAGAGGAACAAGAAGAGAAGAACcaaaaggaagaagaagagaagaacaaaaagaaggaagaagagaagaacaaaaagaaggaagaagagaagaaccaaaaggaggaagaaaagagaagtgAGGGAAAGGTGAAGGaaagcaagaaagaaagagacaaggaGAAGGTAGTTGATCAAAATGAAACCATAGAGTCAGAGAAGTCACATGAGATTGAGAAAGAGGAGGATAAGAAAGGGTCCCGGATACAGAATAAAGTAAGTGCGAAAGATGACAAAAGTTCATCCGCTGAGGCTAGAAAGGAAGGTTCTGAGAGAAGTGGGAATAATGATCAACATGTAGGGTACAACACAAAGATGGAAAGCAAGAAAGAACATGATAAACACAGTCTCGGGAAGGCTGTCGTGGTCGAAGAAAAAAGGAATGAGAAGGAAAAAGAAATTGACAGAAAGCCAGTAGATGCAAGAATAGGGATTTTGGATCAGAAAGGAGATGCTGAAAAGGGATGTAatgtgacagtctcagacaaacGAGGAGTTAAGAAGAGTAAAAAGAAAGAGGTGGTGAGAGGTGAGGCACGCAGACATGGGAGTAGAAGTGAAAACCCTGACATTGGAACATCTGATGGAAAAATTGACAGAAGAGACATCACGAAATTGAGCCAAAAGGACACATCTGTGACTGAGAGAGAAATTCTGCCAAAACGTCAATTGGAAGAAAGAGGGGTTAGGGACAGGAGAGGCGAGATGAATAGAACGACCAATGAGGAGTACAGGAAGCAATCAaaaagagaaccagagagagggaTTCAAACTGAAGAGTTTGTAGTGAGCAGAAAGGGTGTGACTGAGACCAGTACAGTCAGAGGGACACGGAAAGAggaggacacacagagagaaagtgtgaaagGACGGCTGGGGAGCcagggggagaaaagagagggagatcacGGGAGAAAGATTGAGAGTGTGAGGGGATTTCAGAGTGGTGGACAGAGCGGGGTGAGAAATGAAGATGGAGACAAgtggatgaaggagagggacaggagagccAGTGAAAGAGAACGGGATCTTGCTCGCAAAGGCTCTCGCCCTCGCTCCAAACCTATCCTCAATGACGGACTGGATATTTAA